CTTGACATCGCGGTGAACGACGCCGTTCAGGTGGGCGTAGGCGAGACCGCGAGCGGCCTCGAGGAGGATCGCCAGCGCGCGATCGCGGCTCAGGCTGCCGCGGGACAGGAGGCTCTGCAGCGTCTCCCCCTCGACGTACTCCATCACGAAGTAGGGACCGAGCGGAGAGGATCCGCGATCGATCACCTGGACCACGTTGGGATGGTTCAGCCGGGCGAGCACCCGGGCCTCGCGCTCGAACAGCCGCACCATCTCGGGCTGGCCGAGCAGCTCGCGCCGCAGGATCTTCACCGCGACCGTGCGGCCGAGGGACACCTGCTCCGCCCGCCACACCTCGGCGAAACCACCCCGCGCAAGGCGGTCGGTGAGCGTCAGGCCGGCGATGACCCCCGAGCCCGCCGTGGCTTGCGGGGGCGCTTCGAGCCCGGCGGCCATCAGCGGCCTCCTCGACCGGGACCGCTCCGCTCCCGGCGCGGGCCGCGGTAGACTCTCGCAACGCCGTTGCCGGTCCAGGGCCCGGGAGGATGGCGTTGCCCGCCGATCACCGTCTCACCCGCATCGTCGCCACCATCGGCCCCGCGACGATCTCCCCGGCACGGCTCCGGCTGATGGTCGCGGCGGGGATGGACGTCGCGCGGCTGAATATGAGTCACGGCGATGCGTCG
This DNA window, taken from Acidobacteriota bacterium, encodes the following:
- a CDS encoding serine/threonine protein kinase, with the protein product MAAGLEAPPQATAGSGVIAGLTLTDRLARGGFAEVWRAEQVSLGRTVAVKILRRELLGQPEMVRLFEREARVLARLNHPNVVQVIDRGSSPLGPYFVMEYVEGETLQSLLSRGSLSRDRALAILLEAARGLAYAHLNGVVHRDVK